A single window of Nocardioides kongjuensis DNA harbors:
- a CDS encoding Zn-dependent alcohol dehydrogenase, with protein MITTRAAVLNEIGAPLELTDIRVDDPEPHEVRVAVTHVGLCHSDLHYMTGTVPTELPVVVGHEVAGVVESVGTAVTTLRPGDRVTGALTPSCGRCVNCEVGHSTQCTRLDEVRLRQRPAFETVDGRPIERLAAIGAFSQHILLRETALVRLPDDVPLHVGCLLSCCIVTGVGAVFRGAQVRPGSTVAVIGCGGVGSAIVQGARLAGASAVVAIDLDDDRLKAARTYGATHTINGGDGDPVAELQRLLGDGVDYAFEAVGSARTAETALALVRATGTACLVGIAPMGTELTVPALDFFFQEKRLIGSYMGSGQAREDITQFARLYQQGRLLLDEMVTRVVPFAEINEGFEQMKSGDVTRIVVDLRAGEELR; from the coding sequence ATGATCACCACCCGAGCCGCCGTCCTGAACGAGATCGGCGCACCGCTGGAGCTCACCGACATCCGGGTCGACGACCCGGAGCCGCACGAGGTGCGGGTCGCGGTGACGCACGTCGGGCTGTGTCACAGCGACCTGCACTACATGACCGGGACCGTGCCCACCGAGCTGCCGGTCGTGGTCGGGCACGAGGTCGCCGGTGTCGTCGAGTCGGTCGGCACGGCCGTGACCACGTTGCGACCCGGCGATCGCGTCACGGGGGCACTCACCCCGTCGTGCGGCCGCTGCGTCAACTGCGAGGTCGGACACTCGACGCAGTGCACGCGCCTCGACGAGGTCCGCCTGCGGCAGCGGCCCGCCTTCGAGACCGTCGACGGCCGGCCGATCGAGCGCCTCGCTGCCATCGGCGCCTTCTCCCAGCACATCCTGCTGCGCGAGACCGCGCTGGTGCGGCTGCCCGACGACGTACCGCTGCACGTCGGCTGCCTCCTGTCGTGCTGCATCGTCACCGGCGTCGGTGCGGTCTTCCGCGGCGCGCAGGTACGCCCCGGCAGCACCGTCGCCGTCATCGGCTGCGGTGGCGTCGGGTCGGCCATCGTCCAGGGCGCGCGGCTCGCCGGCGCCTCGGCCGTCGTGGCGATCGACCTCGACGACGACCGGCTCAAGGCGGCTCGCACCTACGGCGCCACCCACACCATCAACGGTGGGGACGGTGACCCCGTCGCCGAGCTGCAGCGGCTCCTCGGCGACGGCGTCGACTACGCCTTCGAGGCCGTCGGCTCCGCCCGCACCGCCGAGACGGCACTGGCCCTGGTGCGGGCGACCGGGACCGCCTGCCTCGTCGGGATCGCCCCCATGGGCACCGAGCTCACGGTGCCCGCACTCGACTTCTTCTTCCAGGAGAAGCGGCTGATCGGCTCCTACATGGGCTCGGGCCAGGCCCGCGAGGACATCACCCAGTTCGCCCGGCTCTACCAGCAGGGCCGCCTGCTGCTCGACGAGATGGTCACCCGGGTCGTGCCGTTCGCCGAGATCAACGAGGGCTTCGAGCAGATGAAGTCCGGTGACGTGACCCGCATCGTCGTCGACCTGCGGGCCGGAGAGGAGCTCCGATGA
- a CDS encoding TetR/AcrR family transcriptional regulator produces the protein MARIPVAQRRRDFIDAAVEVIASHGIDGATTRRIAEQAKANVAMLHYCYDSKEDLFADVYEFVTGKYREVIEGSDPHTDLPDAAEQILRGVMQCYLESPSFTATTFELVSWARRQHGDRGIAVYDQAFDTVRKALQEAAAADPVTPELIDEIAYVLATLADGFGVNWLTYGDADVARAQMEINCSVLDTWLSGRLAATKPARRKRAARA, from the coding sequence ATGGCACGGATCCCGGTCGCCCAGCGACGACGCGACTTCATCGATGCCGCCGTCGAGGTGATCGCCTCCCACGGCATCGACGGCGCGACCACGCGCCGGATCGCCGAGCAGGCCAAGGCCAACGTCGCGATGCTGCACTACTGCTACGACTCGAAGGAGGACCTGTTCGCGGACGTCTACGAGTTCGTGACGGGCAAGTACCGCGAGGTCATCGAGGGCAGCGACCCGCACACCGACCTCCCCGACGCGGCGGAGCAGATCCTGCGGGGTGTCATGCAGTGCTACCTGGAGTCGCCGAGCTTCACCGCCACGACCTTCGAGCTGGTCAGCTGGGCCCGGCGCCAGCACGGCGACCGCGGCATCGCGGTCTACGACCAGGCGTTCGACACGGTGCGCAAGGCGCTGCAGGAGGCGGCCGCCGCCGACCCCGTCACGCCGGAGCTCATCGACGAGATCGCCTACGTCCTCGCCACCCTCGCCGACGGCTTCGGCGTCAACTGGCTGACCTACGGCGACGCCGACGTGGCGCGCGCGCAGATGGAGATCAACTGCTCGGTCCTCGACACGTGGCTGTCGGGCCGGCTCGCCGCCACCAAGCCGGCGCGACGCAAGCGCGCGGCCCGGGCCTGA
- a CDS encoding glutamine synthetase family protein — protein sequence MSETSTATSTRKAVRLEATNHEGSLLGKNVSPAKFEAGKDSGFAFADILFAIDLSNEIVLGDAFPDWRGNLYDIAMVPDLSTLVEWKPGLDSVIGDYWLKDGSPVPICPRNLVKRLVARLTEHGYTATVAVEIEATLFEESVQEARGKGYRDLTPLGGSTGATYHLARSSDWVDYMEAVVARLDQVGIPWEAWTDEAAPGQTELNLAPTDPVRLADGWARTRQVMREVAFEQGHTVSFMAKPTAGFGQGAHINISLQRDGVNEYFAEDGPSELMRHSVGGLLATMAGATSVVMPQITSYRRLVDLTGPPTTVSWGVNNKTAAVRAITGHPKYSRLEYRLPGSDVNPYLALAAVLAGVLAGVEGRIEPPAEVTDMAWCLPEDCGVERIPDTMSKAGAALAADPLLRTYLGDEFVDFWVASRRWEWMEFHTKGGDPNASLSEWESTRYFELP from the coding sequence ATGTCTGAGACCAGCACCGCCACCAGCACCCGCAAGGCCGTCCGCCTCGAGGCGACCAACCACGAGGGCAGCCTGCTCGGCAAGAACGTCTCGCCCGCCAAGTTCGAGGCCGGCAAGGACAGCGGCTTCGCGTTCGCCGACATCCTGTTCGCGATCGACCTCAGCAACGAGATCGTCCTCGGCGACGCCTTCCCCGACTGGCGGGGCAACCTCTACGACATCGCGATGGTCCCCGACCTGTCGACGCTCGTGGAGTGGAAGCCCGGCCTGGACTCGGTGATCGGCGACTACTGGCTCAAGGACGGCAGCCCCGTCCCGATCTGCCCGCGCAACCTGGTCAAGCGACTCGTGGCCCGGCTCACCGAGCACGGCTACACCGCCACCGTCGCGGTCGAGATCGAGGCGACGCTCTTCGAGGAGTCGGTCCAGGAGGCCCGAGGCAAGGGCTACCGGGACCTGACCCCGCTGGGCGGCAGCACCGGCGCGACGTACCACCTGGCCCGCTCCAGCGACTGGGTCGACTACATGGAGGCCGTCGTCGCGCGGCTCGACCAGGTCGGGATCCCCTGGGAGGCCTGGACCGACGAAGCGGCCCCCGGGCAGACCGAGCTCAACCTGGCCCCGACCGACCCGGTCCGGCTGGCCGACGGCTGGGCGCGGACCCGTCAGGTGATGCGTGAGGTCGCCTTCGAGCAGGGGCACACGGTCTCGTTCATGGCCAAGCCCACCGCGGGATTCGGCCAGGGCGCGCACATCAACATCTCGTTGCAGCGCGACGGCGTGAACGAGTACTTCGCCGAGGACGGCCCCTCCGAGCTGATGCGGCACTCTGTCGGCGGGCTGCTCGCCACGATGGCGGGGGCGACGTCGGTCGTGATGCCGCAGATCACGTCGTACCGACGCCTCGTCGACCTCACGGGACCGCCGACCACCGTCAGCTGGGGCGTCAACAACAAGACGGCGGCGGTGCGGGCGATCACCGGGCACCCGAAGTACTCGCGGCTCGAGTACCGGCTGCCCGGTTCCGACGTGAATCCCTACCTGGCCCTCGCGGCGGTGCTGGCCGGTGTGCTGGCCGGCGTCGAGGGACGGATCGAACCGCCCGCCGAGGTCACCGACATGGCCTGGTGCCTGCCCGAGGACTGCGGTGTGGAACGGATCCCCGACACCATGTCGAAGGCCGGCGCCGCGCTCGCCGCGGACCCGCTGCTGCGCACCTACCTCGGCGACGAGTTCGTCGACTTCTGGGTCGCCTCGCGCCGCTGGGAGTGGATGGAGTTCCACACCAAGGGCGGCGACCCGAACGCCTCGCTCTCCGAGTGGGAGTCCACGCGCTACTTCGAGCTCCCGTGA
- a CDS encoding class I adenylate-forming enzyme family protein has product MTHVPQVRRRPVVAGDRMAEDPAVPTLTGLLAQRALDAGDREFLRFGEWSWTFAEIDAWTSRLAHRLIEVDGVRPGDRVALMLPNVVHWPVSWLAALKAGAVVVPVNSGYQRADLAFVLGDSGARVVVTDAEHAHLVAEVVASEDGLGDVRVLDLADDGSEGFPCSAPPTTASHAGTLANLQYTSGTTGFPKACMLTHGYWTRLGWICAAVTGLGGDDVLLTSQPFSYMDPQWNTAVALTVGAPLVVLPRFSASTFMADVRRHRATFFYVLGSMPTLLAKQLPTAADRDNDLRMVLCSGIPVALHAELEERWGAPWREVYGMTESGIDLFSPFADTGSVGSGSLGGPVPTKQVRVVDPADPTRAEVAAGRPGELVISGRPMMKGYWNRPDATDQTLRDGWLHTGDLVVRRPDGGVQLVGRIKDMVRRGGENVACVEVEAALERDERVVASAVVAEPDEVLGEEVKAFLQLAAGVPADRATAEDIVARAGAELARFKVPRYVEFVADFPRTPSERVSKPALKARAAEAPGTTHDLSPRRS; this is encoded by the coding sequence ATGACCCACGTCCCCCAGGTACGACGGCGCCCCGTCGTCGCCGGCGACCGGATGGCCGAGGACCCGGCCGTCCCGACCCTGACCGGGCTGCTCGCACAGCGCGCACTCGACGCGGGGGACCGCGAGTTCCTGCGCTTCGGGGAGTGGTCGTGGACCTTCGCCGAGATCGACGCCTGGACGTCGCGGCTGGCGCACCGGCTGATCGAGGTCGACGGCGTCCGGCCGGGCGACCGGGTCGCCCTGATGCTGCCCAACGTCGTGCACTGGCCGGTGTCCTGGCTCGCGGCGCTCAAGGCGGGCGCGGTCGTCGTACCGGTCAACAGCGGCTACCAGCGGGCCGACCTCGCGTTCGTGCTCGGCGACTCCGGCGCCCGGGTCGTGGTCACCGACGCCGAGCACGCGCACCTGGTCGCCGAGGTCGTCGCGAGCGAGGACGGCCTCGGTGACGTCCGCGTCCTCGACCTCGCCGACGACGGCTCCGAGGGCTTCCCGTGCTCCGCGCCGCCGACGACGGCGAGCCACGCCGGCACCCTGGCGAACCTGCAGTACACCTCGGGCACCACCGGGTTCCCCAAGGCCTGCATGCTGACCCACGGCTACTGGACCCGGCTCGGCTGGATCTGCGCGGCCGTGACCGGTCTCGGCGGCGACGACGTGCTGTTGACCTCGCAGCCGTTCTCCTACATGGACCCGCAGTGGAACACCGCCGTCGCGCTGACCGTCGGCGCGCCGCTGGTGGTCCTGCCGCGCTTCTCCGCCTCGACGTTCATGGCCGACGTACGACGGCACCGGGCCACCTTCTTCTACGTGCTGGGCTCGATGCCGACCCTGCTGGCCAAGCAGCTCCCCACCGCGGCGGACCGTGACAACGACCTGCGCATGGTGCTCTGCTCCGGCATCCCGGTCGCCCTCCACGCCGAGCTCGAGGAGCGCTGGGGAGCGCCGTGGCGCGAGGTCTACGGGATGACCGAGTCGGGCATCGACCTGTTCAGCCCGTTCGCCGACACCGGCTCGGTCGGCAGTGGCAGCCTGGGCGGCCCGGTCCCGACCAAGCAGGTCCGTGTCGTCGACCCGGCGGACCCGACCCGGGCCGAGGTCGCCGCCGGTCGACCGGGCGAGCTCGTGATCTCGGGTCGGCCGATGATGAAGGGCTACTGGAACCGGCCCGATGCCACCGACCAGACGCTGCGGGACGGCTGGCTGCACACCGGCGACCTGGTCGTACGCCGTCCCGACGGCGGTGTCCAGCTCGTCGGCCGGATCAAGGACATGGTCCGCCGTGGCGGCGAGAACGTCGCCTGCGTCGAGGTCGAGGCCGCCCTGGAGCGCGACGAGCGCGTGGTCGCCTCCGCCGTCGTCGCCGAGCCCGACGAGGTGCTGGGCGAGGAGGTCAAGGCGTTCCTCCAGCTGGCGGCGGGCGTCCCGGCGGACCGGGCGACCGCGGAGGACATCGTGGCGCGCGCCGGCGCCGAGCTCGCCCGCTTCAAGGTGCCCCGCTACGTCGAGTTCGTCGCCGACTTCCCCCGCACACCGTCCGAGCGGGTCTCCAAGCCCGCCCTGAAGGCCCGCGCCGCCGAGGCGCCGGGCACCACCCACGACCTCTCCCCGCGAAGGAGCTGA
- a CDS encoding aldehyde dehydrogenase family protein — MSNVATVAQPVNYIADHWSECRTLDSWNVDPNTREPLHRSVTTDADEVERALRHAEASYDVGRWDDEARHERAAVLDRVADNLEARIEDIARTDALTSGTPIGATRKVAAFLPYRIRSAAQDLRDIPRVTALEAGGRDVRLHKVPWGPAAILTPWNGPSFIPAAKVVSAIAAGCPVVLKPSEHAPASAQVVVDCFVQAGLPSGALQLVHGAGEVGAQVTGDPRIKIVSFTGGPGAGRAIARAAVEDFKVLQLELGGNNPVIVLDDADLDVTADGILDGMTKLNGQWCEGPGKVLAPHHLVGPLREALTERIATLVVGHSLDDDAQVGPISNGAHFHTLQSRIEGLRDLGAEIDQPAALPDLGGWFLSPTLASGADPSAATAELFGPLVSLHAVDSAEQALRIANAHPSGLDAYVFGTDTDRAIEVGSRIVAGEVRVNGAKVADLGDDSAQSFWGPAGVGGHGPAESVRVFCGDRVVGVDSPDLPM, encoded by the coding sequence ATGAGCAACGTGGCCACCGTCGCGCAGCCGGTCAACTACATCGCCGACCACTGGAGCGAGTGCAGGACCCTCGACAGCTGGAACGTCGACCCCAACACGCGCGAACCCCTCCACCGCAGCGTCACGACCGACGCCGACGAGGTCGAGCGCGCACTCCGGCACGCGGAGGCGTCCTACGACGTCGGCCGGTGGGACGACGAGGCGCGTCACGAACGGGCCGCCGTGCTCGACCGGGTGGCGGACAACCTCGAGGCCCGCATCGAGGACATCGCCCGCACCGACGCACTGACCAGCGGTACGCCGATCGGCGCCACCCGCAAGGTCGCGGCCTTCCTGCCGTACCGGATCCGCTCGGCGGCCCAGGACCTGCGTGACATCCCGCGCGTCACCGCGCTCGAGGCCGGAGGGCGCGACGTCAGGCTGCACAAGGTGCCGTGGGGCCCGGCCGCGATCCTCACCCCGTGGAACGGTCCGAGCTTCATCCCCGCCGCCAAGGTCGTCAGCGCCATCGCGGCCGGCTGCCCGGTCGTCCTCAAGCCGTCGGAGCACGCCCCGGCCAGCGCCCAGGTCGTCGTCGACTGCTTCGTCCAGGCGGGACTCCCGTCCGGTGCGCTGCAGCTGGTGCACGGCGCAGGCGAGGTCGGCGCGCAGGTGACGGGCGACCCGCGGATCAAGATCGTCTCGTTCACCGGCGGACCGGGCGCCGGCCGGGCCATCGCCCGCGCGGCCGTCGAGGACTTCAAGGTCCTCCAGCTCGAGCTCGGCGGCAACAACCCGGTGATCGTCCTCGACGACGCCGACCTCGACGTCACCGCCGACGGCATCCTCGACGGGATGACCAAGCTCAACGGCCAGTGGTGCGAGGGACCGGGCAAGGTCCTGGCACCCCACCACCTGGTCGGGCCGTTGCGAGAGGCGCTCACCGAGCGGATCGCCACGCTGGTCGTCGGCCACTCCCTCGACGACGACGCCCAGGTCGGCCCGATCTCCAACGGAGCGCACTTCCACACGCTGCAGTCCCGGATCGAGGGTCTGCGCGACCTCGGCGCCGAGATCGACCAGCCTGCCGCACTGCCCGACCTGGGCGGCTGGTTCCTCTCGCCGACACTCGCCTCGGGCGCGGACCCCTCGGCCGCGACCGCCGAGCTGTTCGGCCCGTTGGTCTCGCTGCACGCCGTCGACTCCGCCGAGCAGGCGCTGCGGATCGCCAACGCCCATCCCTCGGGCCTCGACGCCTACGTGTTCGGCACCGACACCGACCGCGCGATCGAGGTCGGCTCCCGCATCGTCGCGGGGGAGGTGCGGGTCAACGGCGCCAAGGTCGCCGACCTCGGCGACGACTCCGCCCAGAGCTTCTGGGGGCCCGCCGGCGTCGGTGGCCACGGCCCGGCCGAGTCGGTCCGGGTCTTCTGCGGCGACCGGGTGGTCGGCGTCGACTCGCCCGACCTGCCGATGTGA
- a CDS encoding gamma-glutamyl-gamma-aminobutyrate hydrolase family protein, protein MRPLIGITGRRFRLSLLRGADERYGDRCVDTSMSDFSTRVAEAGGLPVQLSYETEPAAVCEWLSAVVITGGQDLHPACWGGDTSVVRGIDPRTDPMVHDPERDAYEIAVVRAALDRGIPVLGVCRGMQVLNVALGGTLVADLPASAVCHLSPETAPTDGNVDHVVAFAAGSVAAGLYGEDTITNSWHHQAVDRCGVGVVVTGRASDGVAEAIEVPGRPVLGVQWHPEWMKSADPALSWVVDEAARLLDEGSTR, encoded by the coding sequence ATGCGGCCGCTGATCGGCATCACCGGCCGTCGCTTCCGGCTGTCCCTGCTCCGGGGCGCCGACGAGAGGTACGGCGACCGGTGCGTCGACACCTCCATGTCCGACTTCTCGACGCGGGTCGCCGAGGCGGGCGGGCTTCCCGTCCAGCTGTCCTACGAGACCGAACCGGCCGCCGTGTGCGAGTGGCTCTCGGCTGTCGTGATCACCGGCGGGCAGGACCTGCACCCGGCTTGCTGGGGCGGCGACACCTCCGTGGTGCGCGGCATCGACCCCCGCACCGACCCGATGGTCCACGACCCCGAGCGCGACGCCTACGAGATCGCCGTGGTGCGGGCCGCGCTCGACCGCGGCATCCCGGTCCTGGGCGTGTGTCGCGGCATGCAGGTGCTCAACGTCGCCCTCGGCGGCACGCTGGTCGCCGACCTGCCGGCCAGCGCCGTGTGCCACCTGTCGCCCGAGACCGCACCCACCGACGGCAACGTCGACCACGTCGTCGCCTTCGCAGCCGGCTCCGTCGCCGCCGGGCTGTACGGCGAGGACACGATCACCAACTCCTGGCACCACCAGGCCGTCGACCGCTGCGGCGTCGGGGTCGTCGTCACCGGCCGCGCCAGCGACGGCGTCGCCGAGGCGATCGAGGTGCCCGGCCGTCCGGTCCTCGGCGTGCAGTGGCACCCCGAGTGGATGAAGAGCGCCGATCCGGCGCTGTCGTGGGTCGTCGACGAGGCGGCCCGACTGCTCGACGAGGGGAGCACCCGATGA
- a CDS encoding enoyl-CoA hydratase/isomerase family protein has protein sequence MTTTTTLDGYVDVDVVRDVAVLTLNRPDRLNALDVATRLRLAALIREHGTGETVRGIVLTGAGRAFSAGEDLTQTPTTEAEVHAAFESFHDITRAILQTRVPVVAAVNGLAVGGASEITLCCDARIGSPAAEYFQPENGRGLTISNATSLLLRRLVGNHATCMVLGSPRVPAEEALRIGLLDEVVATDVLLDHAIATVHAWTPEGNTTALHLALLRPLLAEVEAAFEREDTAAHEAWTSGLLTAGVAGFWKTRETTA, from the coding sequence TTGACCACGACCACCACCCTGGACGGGTACGTCGACGTGGACGTCGTCCGCGACGTCGCCGTCCTCACCCTCAACCGCCCCGACCGGCTCAACGCCCTCGACGTCGCCACCCGGCTGCGGCTGGCCGCACTGATCCGCGAGCACGGCACCGGCGAGACCGTGCGCGGCATCGTGCTCACCGGCGCGGGGCGAGCGTTCTCGGCGGGGGAGGACCTCACCCAGACGCCCACCACCGAGGCCGAGGTGCATGCGGCGTTCGAGAGCTTCCACGACATCACCCGCGCGATCCTGCAGACCCGGGTGCCGGTCGTGGCTGCCGTCAACGGGCTGGCCGTCGGTGGCGCCTCGGAGATCACGTTGTGCTGCGACGCCCGGATCGGTTCGCCTGCCGCCGAGTACTTCCAGCCGGAGAACGGTCGCGGCCTCACCATCTCCAACGCCACGAGCCTGCTGCTGCGCCGGCTCGTCGGCAACCACGCCACCTGCATGGTCCTCGGCTCGCCACGGGTCCCCGCCGAGGAGGCGCTGCGGATCGGTCTCCTCGACGAGGTCGTCGCGACCGACGTACTGCTCGACCATGCCATCGCGACGGTCCACGCCTGGACCCCCGAGGGCAACACGACCGCTCTCCACCTCGCGCTGCTGCGCCCGCTGCTCGCCGAGGTCGAGGCCGCGTTCGAGCGCGAGGACACCGCCGCCCACGAGGCGTGGACGAGCGGACTGCTCACCGCCGGCGTCGCCGGCTTCTGGAAGACGAGGGAGACCACCGCATGA
- a CDS encoding flavin-containing monooxygenase yields the protein MKHSNDTETVDIVVIGAGLSGIGAAKYLTDDFPDKSVLLLEGRDAIGGTWDLFRYPGVRSDDAVHHYGYAFKPWLHEDAIAAGGLIRDYMGETLTEFGLDEILRLRHRVTAADWSSEEARWTLHVTVADEAGNETPKLIKAGFVFSSTGYYRYDEGYEPHFEGRDDFRGDILHPQHWPEDYDHSGKRVVIIGSGATAVTMLPAMVTGEGAAAHVTMLQRTPSYVASIPRVDKVAQALVRIFGVERGYALTRFKNIWRDHFTVTVMCRFPNLGRRLLRRMTAKELPAGFDVDTHFAPPYSPWDQRLCATPDGDFFAAIRDGNADVVTDQIERFTPEGIRLKSGRTLEADVIVTATGLVMQMLGGIEPTVDGTPVRMTDSVLYRGALISGVPNWGMMLGFTKATWTLRIRNVTRLVAEVIREMDDNGYDTAVPTAPEGMPTQALFDLSAGYMQRGQAVLPRQGTSLPWQMHTTFVRDNRLFRGRLIHEDIKFSQRAVAAAPQLTSVEAAS from the coding sequence ATGAAGCACAGCAACGACACCGAGACCGTCGACATCGTCGTCATCGGCGCCGGGCTCTCCGGCATCGGTGCCGCGAAGTACCTGACCGACGACTTCCCCGACAAGTCGGTCCTGCTGCTCGAGGGGCGCGACGCGATCGGCGGCACCTGGGACCTGTTCCGCTATCCCGGGGTCCGATCCGACGACGCGGTGCACCACTACGGCTACGCGTTCAAGCCCTGGCTCCACGAGGACGCGATCGCCGCGGGCGGGCTGATCCGTGACTACATGGGCGAGACCCTCACCGAGTTCGGGCTGGACGAGATCCTGCGGCTGCGCCACCGGGTCACCGCCGCCGACTGGTCCAGCGAGGAGGCGCGGTGGACGCTGCACGTCACCGTGGCCGACGAGGCCGGCAACGAGACCCCCAAGCTCATCAAGGCCGGGTTCGTCTTCAGCAGCACCGGCTACTACCGGTACGACGAGGGCTACGAGCCCCACTTCGAGGGCCGGGACGACTTCCGTGGTGACATCCTGCACCCGCAGCACTGGCCGGAGGACTACGACCACAGCGGCAAGCGCGTGGTCATCATCGGCAGCGGCGCCACCGCCGTGACGATGCTGCCCGCGATGGTGACGGGTGAGGGCGCGGCAGCCCACGTCACGATGCTCCAGCGCACCCCGAGCTACGTCGCGTCGATCCCGCGGGTGGACAAGGTCGCCCAGGCGCTCGTGAGGATCTTCGGCGTCGAGCGCGGGTACGCGCTGACCCGGTTCAAGAACATCTGGCGCGACCACTTCACCGTGACCGTGATGTGCCGGTTCCCGAACCTCGGACGCAGGCTGCTGCGCCGCATGACCGCCAAGGAGCTGCCGGCCGGGTTCGACGTGGACACCCACTTCGCGCCGCCGTACAGCCCCTGGGACCAGCGCCTGTGCGCCACTCCCGACGGTGACTTCTTCGCCGCCATCCGCGACGGGAACGCCGACGTCGTCACCGACCAGATCGAGCGGTTCACACCGGAGGGCATCCGGCTGAAGTCGGGCCGGACGCTCGAGGCCGACGTCATCGTCACCGCGACCGGCCTCGTGATGCAGATGCTGGGCGGCATCGAGCCGACGGTGGACGGCACACCGGTCAGGATGACGGACTCGGTGCTCTACCGGGGCGCCCTGATCTCCGGCGTGCCCAACTGGGGGATGATGCTCGGCTTCACCAAGGCGACCTGGACCCTGCGCATCCGCAACGTGACACGCCTCGTCGCCGAGGTGATCCGCGAGATGGACGACAACGGCTACGACACGGCGGTTCCCACCGCGCCCGAGGGCATGCCGACGCAGGCCCTCTTCGACCTCTCGGCCGGCTACATGCAGCGCGGCCAGGCGGTCCTCCCCCGCCAGGGCACCAGCCTGCCGTGGCAGATGCACACCACCTTCGTCAGGGACAACCGGCTCTTCCGGGGACGCCTGATCCACGAGGACATCAAGTTCTCGCAGCGCGCCGTCGCCGCCGCTCCGCAGCTGACCAGCGTGGAGGCGGCGTCATGA
- a CDS encoding MFS transporter: MTQIEHPGGLARTSTAGAVRGRGALVGIGALLVVLTNAIIFILPPLLPVIQAQYGLATVAETTWLYTVLTLGGGAGFILLPRLADLHGDRNANVAAAVFLTAGALVPAIGDSYPTLLVGCALMGFGGAAQVLPLGFLRRGLGESGIAIAVAVLVIGTGVGIVAGMIGGGLIVQSLSLQSFFVVLTAIGVVTTVASYLLIPHAPPAERNGRIGVVGTVWMIAWVAAVLLTMTQGLVWGNAALIPLVLGVVGGIAWFRVERRSSSAVFDVALMKAPLVTASCICIALFAAVNSAFLLLVSTYAQIIPEALRPIDSYGLGLSALETGWLMLPFALTFVVGGVIADRPVNNGRVVPVFVSGAIISAAGLTWLALAHDQKWHYLVGAAVIGLGCSIGYAAGFTLVQLAVPEEKAGMATGVAGTFLAVGFAFGTALVSADLSASLVPVPGTTLEVAAQGLYGVGYWLSGALALAVVLTVSVSSARTRRRTRRVAA; the protein is encoded by the coding sequence ATGACACAGATCGAGCACCCGGGCGGACTCGCCCGCACATCGACGGCAGGAGCCGTTCGCGGAAGGGGCGCCCTCGTCGGCATCGGGGCGCTGCTGGTCGTCCTGACCAACGCCATCATCTTCATCCTCCCGCCGCTGCTGCCGGTCATCCAGGCGCAGTACGGCCTCGCCACGGTCGCGGAGACGACCTGGCTCTACACCGTCCTCACCCTCGGCGGCGGCGCGGGATTCATCCTGCTGCCCCGGCTGGCGGACCTGCACGGGGACCGGAACGCGAACGTCGCGGCTGCCGTCTTCCTCACCGCCGGCGCCCTCGTGCCGGCGATCGGCGACTCCTACCCGACCCTCCTCGTCGGCTGCGCCCTGATGGGCTTCGGCGGGGCGGCCCAGGTGCTCCCGCTGGGGTTCCTGCGCCGCGGCCTGGGGGAGAGCGGCATCGCCATCGCGGTCGCGGTCCTGGTCATCGGCACGGGCGTCGGCATCGTCGCCGGGATGATCGGCGGCGGGCTGATCGTGCAGAGCCTGTCGCTGCAGAGCTTCTTCGTGGTGCTCACCGCAATCGGGGTGGTGACCACGGTCGCGTCGTACCTCCTGATCCCGCACGCCCCGCCGGCCGAGCGCAACGGGCGCATCGGCGTCGTCGGCACCGTGTGGATGATCGCGTGGGTCGCGGCCGTCCTGCTGACCATGACCCAGGGCCTCGTGTGGGGCAACGCGGCGCTGATCCCGCTCGTGCTCGGCGTCGTCGGCGGCATCGCGTGGTTCCGGGTCGAGCGACGCTCCTCGTCGGCCGTCTTCGACGTCGCGCTGATGAAGGCCCCGCTCGTCACCGCCTCGTGCATCTGCATCGCGCTCTTCGCGGCCGTGAACTCGGCGTTCCTGCTGCTCGTCAGCACCTACGCGCAGATCATCCCCGAGGCGCTGCGCCCGATCGACTCCTACGGCCTGGGCCTCAGCGCGCTCGAGACCGGCTGGCTGATGCTGCCCTTCGCGCTGACCTTCGTCGTCGGCGGCGTCATCGCCGACCGCCCCGTCAACAACGGCCGGGTGGTGCCGGTCTTCGTCAGCGGCGCGATCATCAGTGCCGCAGGGCTCACGTGGCTCGCCCTCGCCCACGACCAGAAGTGGCACTACCTCGTCGGCGCCGCGGTCATCGGTCTCGGCTGCAGCATCGGGTACGCGGCCGGCTTCACGCTGGTGCAGCTGGCCGTGCCCGAGGAGAAGGCAGGGATGGCGACCGGGGTCGCCGGCACCTTCCTCGCGGTCGGCTTCGCGTTCGGCACCGCCCTGGTCAGCGCCGACCTCAGTGCCTCCCTCGTCCCCGTGCCCGGCACCACTCTCGAGGTCGCCGCGCAGGGCCTGTACGGCGTCGGCTACTGGCTCTCCGGAGCACTCGCCCTCGCGGTGGTGCTCACCGTCTCCGTCTCCAGCGCCCGCACCCGCCGGCGCACCCGCCGGGTCGCGGCCTGA